In Cololabis saira isolate AMF1-May2022 chromosome 14, fColSai1.1, whole genome shotgun sequence, a single genomic region encodes these proteins:
- the vps11 gene encoding vacuolar protein sorting-associated protein 11 homolog produces MATFLQWRKFVFFDKDTVKDPVDNGQSFVLPKGISASDSGRGHIVLGDMDGKIWLLMRSLQLTSFQAYKLRVTHLYQLKQHSILVSVGQDEHGINPLVKVWNLDKRDGGNPLCTRIFPAIPGNKPTEVSCLSIHENLNFMAIGFTDGSVVLTKGDITRDRHSKTVTLHEGSSPVTGLAFRQMAKVTNLFVATLERVYSYTLSNKEYPKIELDSHGCALHCSSLADPSQDSQFIVASDECVYLYQPDERGPCFAFDGQKLLAHWHRGYLFLLIRDVKSPNKTGFGSRERFQPDKHLLTVYDLDNKFIAYSASFDDVIDVVAEWGSFYILTRDGTMFVLQEKDTQTKLEMLFKKNLFVMAINLAKSQHLDSDGLSEIFRHYGDHLYLKGDHDGAIQQYIRTIGKLEPSYVIRKFLDAQRIHNLTAYLQALHRQSLANADHTTLLLNCYTKLKDSSKLDEFIKSSENEVHFDVEIAIKVLRQAGYHGHAVFLAEKHKHHEWYLKIQLEDLKNYQEGLFYIGCLPFEQAESNMKRYGKTLMHHVPEGTTLLLKGLCTNYHPSGAAAEVGSLDRGHVSKANSEEFIPIFANNPRELKAFLEHMIEVDTCSPQGVYDTLLELRLQDWAHEKDIERKRVLQGEAVSLLRSVNTVFDKALVLCQMHNFKEGILYLYEKGSLYQQIMHYHMQNEEYGKVVEACKRFGDQEGCLWEQALGYFARKEEDCKAYIGEVLHHIDEKNLMPPLLVVQTLAHNSTATLSVIKDYLINKLQRETQQIEDDEHKISQYREETAHLRSEIQELKTSAKIFQKTKCNMCNSPLELPSVHFLCSHSFHQHCFDSYAETESECPTCTPENRKIMDMLRAQDQKRNLHDHFTRQLHGSNDGFSVVADYFGRGVFNKLTLVTDPPGSKTVGSLEVNLQRDLLIHTKRNS; encoded by the exons ATGGCGACGTTTCTACAGTGGCGGAAATTTGTCTTTTTCGATAAAGACACAGTGAAAGATCCAGTGGATAATGGACAAAGCTTTGTCCTTCCCAAAGGTATATCGGCAAGTGACTCCGGCCGGGGTCATATTGTTCTCGGAGATAT GGATGGCAAGATCTGGCTCTTGATGCGCTCCCTGCAGCTGACTTCTTTTCAGGCTTACAAATTGCGCGTGACACACCTTTACCAGCTGAAACAGCACAGCATCCTTGTATCAGTGGGGCAGGATGAGCATGGAATCAACCCTCTA GTAAAGGTCTGGAACCTTGATAAAAGAGATGGTGGAAATCCGCTCTGCACACGGATTTTTCCTGCGATTCCTGGCAACAAACCAACTGAAGTGTCTTGTCTCAGCATACATGAAAACCTCAACTTCATGGCCATTG GGTTTACAGATGGCAGCGTGGTCTTGACTAAGGGTGATATCACCAGAGATCGTCACAGTAAAACTGTGACTCTGCACGAGGGGAGTAGTCCAGTCACGGGCCTCGCCTTCCGCCAAATGGCAAAAGTTACCAATTTATTTGTTGCCACTCTGGAGAGAGTCTAT AGCTACACCCTGTCCAACAAGGAATATCCCAAGATAGAGTTGGATTCACACGGTTGTGCGTTACACTGCTCGTCTTTGGCAGATCCATCCCAGGATTCCCAGTTCATCGTGGCCAGTGATGAATGTGTGTACCTATACCAGCCTGATGAACGAGGACCCTGCTTTGCTTTTGATGGGCAAAAGCTTTTGGCCCACTGGCATCGTGGATATTTGTTCTTGCTCATCAGGGATGTGAAGTCACCCAACAA AACCGGGTTTGGCAGCAGGGAGCGCTTCCAGCCAGACAAACATCTTTTAACCGTGTATGATCTGGACAACAAGTTCATCGCCTACAGTGCATCTTTTGATGACGTCATAGACGTGGTGGCGGAGTGGGGCTCCTTCTATATTCTGACCAGAGATGGAACAATGTTTGTTCTGCAGGAGAAAGACACACAGACCAAGCTTGAG atgctGTTTAAGAAGAACCTGTTTGTGATGGCCATAAATCTGGCTAAGAGCCAGCACCTGGACAGTGACGGACTTTCAGAGATCTTTCGGCACTACGGTGATCACCTTTACCTAAAGGGAGATCACGACGGGGCCATCCAGCAGTACATCCG CACCATTGGAAAACTGGAGCCTTCATATGTCATAAGAAAATTCCTGGATGCACAAAGGATCCACAACCTCACAGCGTATCTGCAAGCCCTTCATAGGCAGTCGTTGGCCAATGCAGATCACACCACGCTGCTTCTGAACTGTTACACCAAGCTGAAGGACAGTTCCAAGCTGGATGAGTTCATTAAG AGCAGTGAAAACGAGGTCCACTTTGATGTGGAAATTGCCATCAAGGTTCTCCGTCAGGCCGGCTACCACGGCCACGCCGTGTTCTTGGCTGAGAAGCACAAGCACCATGAATGGTACCTGAAAATCCAGCTGGAAGACCTCAAG AACTATCAGGAAGGGCTGTTTTACATTGGGTGTCTGCCTTTTGAACAAGCTGAAAGCAACATGAAGCGTTACGGCAAAACGCTGATGCACCACGTTCCTGAGGGCACCACGTTGCTTCTTAAGGGTTTGTGTACCAACTACCACCccagtggagctgctgctgaagtcgGCAGCCTGGACAGGGGACACGTCAGCAAG GCAAACTCCGAAGAATTCATCCCTATTTTTGCTAATAACCCGCGAGAGCTGAAAGCCTTCCTGGAGCACATGATTGAGGTTGACACCTGCTCTCCCCAGGGTGTGTATGACACACTGCTTGAACTCCGACTGCAAGACTGGGCACATGAAAAAGACATTGAG AGGAAGAGAGTCCTGCAGGGGGAAGCTGTATCACTGCTGAGGAGTGTCAACACTGTGTTTGATAAAGCCCTGGTCCTTTGCCAAATGCACAACTTTAAAGAAGGCATCCTCTACCTTTACGAGAAAGGATCCTT GTACCAGCAAATTATGCACTACCACATGCAGAACGAGGAGTATGGAAAAGTAGTGGAAGCCTGCAAGCGCTTTGGAGACCAAGAGGGATGCCTCTGGGAGCAGGCGCTCGGATACTTTGCTAGAAAGGAAGAAGACTGCAAGGCTTATATCGGTGAAGTCTTACATCATATTGATGAGAAAAACCTGATGCCTCCGTTACTTG TGGTGCAGACGCTGGCTCATAACTCAACAGCCACGCTCTCAGTTATCAAGGATTACCTCATCAATAAGCTGCAGAGAGAGACGCAGCAAATAGAGGACGACGAACACAAAATCAGCCAGTATCGTGAGGAAACTGCTCATCTACGCTCTGAGATCCAAGAGCTAAAGACAAg TGCCAAGATATTCCAGAAGACCAAGTGTAACATGTGCAACAGTCCCTTGGAGCTTCCATCGGTTCATTTCCTGTGCAGCCACTCATTCCACCAACACTGCTTTGACAGCTATGCAGAGACCGAATCAGAGTGTCCAACTTGCACACCAGAGAACCGCAAAATCATGGATATGCTGCGTGCTCAGGACCAGAAGCGCAACCTCCACGACCATTTTACCCGACAG ttacATGGCTCCAACGACGGTTTCTCAGTTGTGGCTGACTATTTTGGCCGAGGAGTGTTTAACAAACTGACGTTGGTCACTGATCCGCCTGGAAGTAAAACTGTGGGGAGTCTTGAGgtcaacctgcagagagatcTTCTCATCCATACCAAGAGAAATAGCTAG